Proteins encoded within one genomic window of Streptomyces sp. NBC_00523:
- a CDS encoding alkaline phosphatase family protein, with protein MVQPAWPDDFVPLPVDTAPVPEYGSGSLADLLPTLLAGQEVPGFEAAIGELAPADRNCVFLIDGLGWEQIKAHPDEAPFLHSLLPTSRGGTGRPITAGFPATTATSLASVGTGLPPGEHGLPGYTVRNPETGELMNQLRWQPWTPPKAWQPHPTLFQLADAAGVRTAQVSAPAFEQTPLTKVALSGGSFLGRLSGEERMDTAAERLAHGDRSLVYTYYSEVDGKGHRFGTDSDAWRGQLMYVDGLARRLAEQLPPRSALYITADHGMIDIPFDEQSRIDFDEDWELGAGVALLGGEGRARHVYAVPGAASDVLAVWREVLGEQFWVASRDEAVAAGWFGPRVDERVYGRIGDVVAAAHDDVVITASRNEPHESAMVGMHGSMTPVEQFVPLLEVRS; from the coding sequence ATGGTCCAGCCGGCCTGGCCGGACGACTTCGTCCCGCTGCCCGTCGACACCGCGCCCGTCCCGGAGTACGGCAGCGGCTCGCTCGCCGACCTGCTGCCGACCCTGCTCGCGGGCCAGGAGGTCCCGGGCTTCGAGGCGGCCATCGGCGAACTCGCCCCCGCCGACCGGAACTGCGTCTTCCTGATCGACGGCCTCGGCTGGGAGCAGATAAAGGCCCACCCCGACGAGGCCCCGTTCCTGCACTCGCTGCTGCCGACCTCGCGCGGCGGCACCGGCCGCCCGATCACGGCCGGTTTCCCGGCCACCACGGCGACCTCGCTGGCCTCCGTCGGCACCGGCCTGCCCCCGGGCGAGCACGGTCTTCCCGGTTACACCGTCCGTAACCCCGAGACCGGCGAGCTGATGAACCAGCTCCGCTGGCAGCCGTGGACCCCGCCGAAGGCGTGGCAGCCCCACCCCACCCTCTTCCAGCTCGCCGACGCCGCCGGTGTGCGCACCGCCCAGGTCTCCGCCCCCGCCTTCGAGCAGACCCCGCTGACCAAGGTCGCGCTGAGCGGCGGCTCCTTCCTCGGCCGGCTCAGCGGCGAGGAGCGGATGGACACCGCCGCCGAACGGCTGGCCCACGGCGACCGCTCGCTCGTCTATACGTACTACAGCGAGGTCGACGGCAAGGGCCACCGCTTCGGCACCGACTCCGACGCCTGGCGCGGACAGCTGATGTACGTCGACGGGCTGGCCCGGCGCCTGGCCGAGCAGCTTCCGCCGCGCTCGGCGCTCTACATCACCGCCGACCACGGCATGATCGACATCCCCTTCGACGAGCAGTCCCGGATCGACTTCGACGAGGACTGGGAGCTGGGCGCCGGCGTCGCGCTGCTCGGCGGCGAGGGCCGGGCGCGGCATGTGTACGCCGTCCCGGGCGCCGCGTCCGACGTGCTCGCCGTCTGGCGCGAGGTGCTGGGCGAGCAGTTCTGGGTGGCGAGCCGGGACGAGGCCGTCGCCGCGGGCTGGTTCGGCCCCCGCGTCGACGAGCGGGTGTACGGCAGGATCGGCGACGTGGTCGCCGCCGCCCACGACGACGTGGTGATCACCGCCTCGCGCAACGAGCCGCACGAGTCGGCCATGGTCGGCATGCACGGCTCCATGACCCCCGTCGAGCAGTTCGTCCCGCTCCTCGAAGTACGCTCGTAG
- a CDS encoding DUF5998 family protein produces the protein MAKTGTTTQGLRAAIERSGYYPALVAEAVEAAVGGEPVASYLVHQETTFDSNEVRRHVTVLVLTDTRFIVSHTDEQNADTSSPSPYATTSTESVKLDRISSVVVSRVVANPEKYVPGTLPREVVLTIGWGAVSRIDLEPAACGDPNCEADHGYTGSTTADDLSLRVSEAGDGPDTVRQTLAFAQALSEATVATPAAGR, from the coding sequence ATGGCTAAGACCGGTACGACCACCCAGGGGCTGCGCGCGGCGATCGAGCGCAGCGGCTACTACCCGGCCCTCGTGGCCGAGGCGGTGGAGGCCGCCGTGGGCGGTGAGCCGGTCGCTTCGTACCTGGTGCACCAGGAGACGACCTTCGACTCCAACGAGGTGCGCCGGCACGTCACGGTGCTGGTGCTCACGGACACCCGCTTCATCGTCAGCCACACCGACGAGCAGAACGCGGACACCAGCTCCCCTTCGCCGTACGCCACCACCTCGACGGAGTCGGTCAAGCTGGACCGGATCTCCTCGGTCGTGGTCAGCCGCGTCGTCGCCAACCCGGAGAAGTACGTTCCGGGCACCCTGCCCCGCGAGGTCGTCCTGACCATCGGCTGGGGCGCGGTCTCCCGGATCGACCTGGAGCCCGCCGCCTGCGGCGACCCGAACTGCGAGGCGGACCACGGCTACACCGGCAGCACCACCGCCGACGACCTGAGCCTGCGGGTCAGCGAGGCCGGCGACGGCCCGGACACCGTGCGCCAGACCCTCGCCTTCGCCCAGGCGCTCTCCGAGGCCACGGTCGCGACCCCCGCGGCCGGCCGCTGA
- a CDS encoding M23 family metallopeptidase translates to MAFTRATGKHRAPSRLTRVGAKAVGVATLAAGGVIGSLASPALAADTGTAPAATETGLSQLLAIENTLADRIDAQATAQQHQAEAAEKKAAAKAKEAAKKKAEAAKKKAAEKAAKAKEAAKAKAKAAREASARAGRSTARTALGSSYQLPVAGSYVTTGYKSSGSLWSSGSHSGIDFHAASGSSVVAVGAGTVVEAGWGGAYGNNIVLRMADGTYTQYGHLSSIGVSVGQSVAAGQQIGLSGSTGNSTGPHLHFEARTTPSYGSDMDPVAYLRAHGVSV, encoded by the coding sequence ATGGCGTTCACCCGTGCCACCGGGAAGCACCGTGCCCCGAGCCGCCTGACGCGCGTCGGCGCCAAGGCCGTCGGCGTCGCGACGCTCGCCGCCGGCGGTGTCATCGGCTCCCTGGCCTCCCCGGCCCTCGCCGCCGACACCGGGACGGCCCCCGCCGCCACCGAGACCGGCCTCTCCCAGCTCCTCGCCATCGAGAACACCCTCGCCGACCGCATCGACGCCCAGGCCACGGCGCAGCAGCACCAGGCCGAGGCCGCCGAGAAGAAGGCGGCGGCCAAGGCGAAGGAAGCGGCCAAGAAGAAGGCCGAGGCCGCGAAGAAGAAGGCCGCCGAGAAGGCCGCCAAGGCCAAGGAAGCGGCCAAGGCGAAGGCCAAGGCCGCCCGCGAGGCGTCCGCCCGCGCCGGCCGCTCCACCGCACGCACCGCGCTGGGCTCGTCCTACCAGCTGCCCGTCGCCGGCTCCTACGTGACCACCGGCTACAAGTCCAGCGGCTCGCTCTGGTCCTCCGGCAGCCACTCCGGCATCGACTTCCACGCCGCGTCCGGCAGCTCCGTCGTCGCCGTCGGCGCCGGCACGGTCGTGGAGGCCGGCTGGGGCGGGGCGTACGGCAACAACATCGTGCTCCGGATGGCGGACGGCACGTACACCCAGTACGGCCACCTCTCCTCGATCGGCGTCTCCGTGGGCCAGAGCGTGGCGGCCGGTCAGCAGATCGGGCTCTCCGGCTCGACCGGCAACTCCACCGGTCCGCACCTCCACTTCGAGGCCCGCACCACGCCCTCCTACGGCTCCGACATGGACCCGGTCGCCTATCTGCGCGCCCACGGCGTCAGCGTCTGA
- a CDS encoding bifunctional acetate--CoA ligase family protein/GNAT family N-acetyltransferase has translation MQPSPEQSPHHAYPDHWEADVVLRDGGTARIRPITTDDAERLVSFYEQVSDESKYYRFFAPYPRLSAKDVHRFTHHDYVDRVGLAVTVGGEFIATVRYDRIDATGRPASAPADEAEVAFLVQDAHQGRGVASTLLEHIAAVARERGIRRFAAEVLPANTKMIKVFRDAGYTQQRSFEDGSVHLTLDLEPTAESLAVQRAREQRAEAKSVQRLLAPGSVAVIGVGRTPGGVGRTVLRNLLGAGFTGRVHAVNSALDAGQDTIDGVPAHRSLGEIGEPVDLAVVAVPADRVPEAVADCGEHGVQGLVVLSAGYAEWGAEGRERQRELVRQARSYGMRIIGPNAFGIINNSEAVRLNASLAPDRPASGRIGLFTQSGAIGIALLSGLYRRGAGLSTFISAGNRADISGNDFLQYWYEDPDTDVALLYLESLGNPRKFTRLARRTAAVKPVVVVKGARHSGSTPPGHAVPVSRIPDSTVSALMRQAGVIRVDTVTEMVDAGLLLADQPLPAGGRVAILGNSESLGLLTYDACLAEGLRPRPPIDLTTSATPQDFRDALSAALADGACDAVIVTAIPWVGENGEAESGDGEVLATALHAAAAAGPAKPVAVVHVEIGGLAEALSAATSTVAQPRPATQPFTAAQGTPAAPAAPPSAPPPTAPQPATADGAPNIPSDAPRRGRIPAYPAAERAVRALAEAVRYAQWRRQAATPGKVPDFLDDTIDPSGAAARIDALLGEDPDPRGRPLGHDEARELLACYGIAVRPTLPAPGPEEAVAAAARLGYPVALKTTAPHLRHRADLGGVRLDLDSEAALRRAYGDLTELLGKPAELRPVVQAMAPRGVDTVVRATIDPAAGAVLSFGLAGAPSELLGDTAHRLVPATDRDAAELIRSIRAAPVLFGWRGAAPVDTAALEELLLRVSRLVDDHPEVVSIALEPVVVAPQGLSVLGASVRLSPPPARNDLGPRRLSNY, from the coding sequence ATGCAGCCCTCTCCGGAGCAGAGTCCGCATCACGCCTACCCCGATCACTGGGAGGCGGACGTGGTGCTCCGCGACGGCGGCACCGCGCGGATCAGGCCGATCACCACGGATGACGCCGAGCGCCTGGTCAGCTTCTACGAGCAGGTTTCCGACGAGTCGAAGTACTACCGCTTCTTCGCGCCCTACCCCCGGCTCTCCGCCAAGGACGTCCACCGCTTCACCCATCACGACTACGTCGACAGGGTGGGTCTGGCCGTCACGGTGGGCGGCGAGTTCATCGCCACCGTCCGCTACGACCGGATCGACGCGACCGGCCGCCCCGCCTCGGCCCCCGCCGACGAGGCCGAGGTCGCCTTCCTCGTCCAGGACGCCCACCAGGGCCGGGGCGTGGCCTCGACCCTGCTCGAACACATCGCGGCGGTCGCCCGCGAACGCGGCATCCGGCGCTTCGCCGCAGAGGTGCTGCCCGCCAACACCAAGATGATCAAGGTGTTCCGGGACGCCGGCTACACCCAGCAGCGCAGCTTCGAGGACGGCTCCGTCCACCTCACCCTCGACCTCGAACCCACCGCCGAATCCCTCGCCGTCCAGCGCGCCCGCGAACAGCGCGCCGAGGCCAAGTCCGTGCAGCGGCTGCTCGCCCCCGGATCCGTCGCCGTCATCGGCGTCGGCCGCACCCCCGGCGGCGTCGGCCGCACCGTCCTGCGCAACCTGCTCGGCGCGGGCTTCACCGGCCGCGTCCACGCGGTCAACAGCGCGCTCGACGCCGGGCAGGACACCATCGACGGGGTCCCCGCGCACCGCTCCCTGGGCGAGATCGGCGAGCCGGTCGACCTCGCGGTGGTCGCCGTACCCGCCGACCGCGTCCCGGAGGCCGTCGCGGACTGCGGGGAGCACGGCGTCCAGGGGCTGGTGGTCCTCTCCGCCGGTTACGCCGAGTGGGGCGCCGAGGGCCGCGAGCGCCAGCGGGAACTGGTGCGCCAGGCCCGTTCGTACGGCATGCGGATCATCGGGCCCAACGCGTTCGGCATCATCAACAACTCCGAGGCGGTCCGGCTCAACGCCTCGCTCGCCCCGGACCGGCCCGCCTCCGGGCGCATCGGCCTGTTCACCCAGTCCGGCGCCATCGGCATCGCCCTGCTCTCCGGGCTCTACCGGCGCGGCGCGGGCCTCTCCACCTTCATCTCGGCCGGCAACCGGGCCGACATCTCCGGCAACGACTTCCTTCAGTACTGGTACGAGGACCCGGACACCGATGTCGCCCTGCTCTACCTGGAGTCGCTGGGCAACCCGCGCAAGTTCACCCGCCTCGCCCGCCGTACCGCCGCCGTGAAGCCGGTGGTCGTGGTCAAGGGCGCCCGGCACAGCGGCTCCACCCCGCCCGGCCACGCCGTCCCCGTCAGCCGCATCCCCGACTCCACGGTCTCCGCGCTGATGCGGCAGGCGGGTGTCATCCGCGTCGACACGGTCACCGAGATGGTCGACGCCGGGCTGCTCCTCGCGGACCAGCCGCTTCCGGCGGGCGGACGCGTCGCGATCCTCGGCAACTCGGAGTCCCTGGGGCTGCTCACGTACGACGCGTGCCTGGCCGAGGGGCTTCGCCCGCGCCCGCCCATCGACCTCACCACGTCCGCCACTCCGCAGGACTTCCGGGACGCGCTGTCGGCGGCGCTGGCCGACGGGGCGTGCGACGCCGTGATCGTGACGGCGATCCCGTGGGTCGGCGAGAACGGCGAGGCGGAGTCGGGCGACGGCGAGGTCCTGGCCACCGCGCTGCACGCGGCGGCCGCCGCCGGTCCCGCCAAGCCGGTCGCCGTGGTCCACGTCGAGATCGGCGGCCTGGCGGAGGCGCTGTCGGCCGCCACCAGCACAGTGGCGCAGCCGCGCCCGGCCACCCAGCCGTTCACGGCGGCGCAGGGGACGCCGGCGGCCCCCGCCGCGCCGCCGAGCGCCCCGCCGCCCACTGCCCCACAGCCCGCCACCGCGGACGGCGCCCCCAACATCCCCTCGGACGCCCCACGCCGCGGCCGCATCCCCGCCTACCCCGCCGCCGAGCGCGCCGTGCGGGCGCTCGCCGAGGCCGTGCGGTACGCGCAGTGGCGGCGGCAGGCCGCGACGCCCGGCAAGGTGCCCGACTTCCTCGACGACACCATCGACCCTTCGGGCGCCGCCGCCCGCATCGACGCGCTCCTCGGCGAGGACCCCGACCCGCGCGGCCGGCCGCTCGGCCACGACGAGGCCCGCGAACTGCTCGCCTGCTACGGCATCGCCGTACGCCCCACGCTGCCCGCCCCCGGTCCGGAGGAGGCCGTGGCGGCCGCCGCCCGGCTCGGCTACCCGGTGGCGCTCAAGACGACCGCGCCCCATCTGCGCCACCGGGCCGACCTCGGCGGCGTACGCCTGGACCTCGACAGCGAGGCGGCCCTGCGCCGCGCGTACGGCGACCTCACCGAACTGCTCGGCAAACCGGCGGAGCTGCGGCCCGTCGTCCAGGCCATGGCGCCGCGCGGCGTCGACACCGTCGTACGGGCCACCATCGACCCGGCTGCGGGCGCCGTGCTCTCCTTCGGTCTCGCCGGGGCGCCCTCCGAGCTGCTCGGCGACACCGCCCACCGTCTGGTCCCGGCCACCGACCGGGACGCCGCCGAGCTGATCCGGTCCATCCGGGCGGCCCCGGTCCTGTTCGGCTGGCGCGGTGCGGCGCCGGTGGACACCGCCGCCCTCGAGGAGCTGCTGCTGCGGGTCTCCCGGCTGGTCGACGACCATCCCGAGGTGGTCTCCATCGCCCTGGAACCGGTCGTGGTCGCCCCGCAGGGCCTCTCCGTGCTCGGGGCGAGCGTCCGCCTCTCGCCGCCCCCGGCCCGGAACGACCTCGGCCCGCGCCGCCTGTCGAACTACTGA
- a CDS encoding GntR family transcriptional regulator — protein sequence MRVPAHSVCTAIRDDIVSGVFERGSRLTEEVLARRYGVSRVPVREALRTLESEGFVVTRRHAGACVAEPTEQEAADLLEVRMLLEPLSAARAAQRRTDAHLKVLRGLVRLGQERARRGEGEDLRSLAGWFHETLAQASGSPGLIALLTQLRHKIAWMYAVEQPARPAEAWAEHGALVDAVARGDAERARALAVQLAERHGAAHRLRRAARPATVPRAGRVRASQRAVNTASGRN from the coding sequence ATGCGTGTTCCGGCGCATTCGGTATGCACGGCAATCCGTGACGACATCGTCTCCGGTGTCTTCGAACGCGGCAGCCGGCTCACCGAGGAGGTGCTCGCACGGCGTTACGGGGTTTCCCGCGTCCCGGTACGGGAAGCGCTGCGCACCCTGGAGTCGGAGGGCTTCGTCGTGACCCGGAGACACGCCGGAGCCTGCGTCGCCGAGCCCACGGAGCAGGAGGCCGCCGACCTCCTGGAGGTCCGCATGCTGCTGGAACCGCTGAGCGCGGCCCGCGCGGCCCAGCGCCGGACGGACGCCCACCTCAAGGTGTTGCGCGGCCTGGTCAGGCTCGGCCAGGAGCGGGCCCGCCGGGGTGAGGGCGAGGATCTGCGCTCCCTGGCCGGCTGGTTCCACGAGACGCTGGCCCAGGCGTCCGGCAGCCCCGGCCTCATCGCCCTGCTCACCCAGCTCCGCCACAAGATCGCCTGGATGTACGCGGTCGAGCAGCCGGCCCGCCCGGCCGAAGCCTGGGCCGAGCACGGGGCCCTCGTGGACGCCGTGGCGCGCGGGGACGCGGAGCGGGCGCGGGCCCTGGCCGTGCAGCTCGCCGAACGCCACGGCGCCGCGCACCGGCTCCGCCGCGCCGCCCGCCCCGCCACCGTGCCCCGGGCCGGCCGTGTGAGGGCTTCGCAACGTGCCGTAAACACCGCGAGTGGCCGGAATTAA
- a CDS encoding HPr family phosphocarrier protein, whose amino-acid sequence MAERRVNVGWAEGLHARPASIFVRAATASGVPVTIAKADGNPVNAASMLAVLGLGAQGGEEIVLASDADNAEAALDRLAKLVAEGLEELPETV is encoded by the coding sequence ATGGCTGAGCGCCGCGTAAACGTCGGTTGGGCCGAGGGCCTGCACGCCCGCCCCGCTTCCATCTTCGTCCGTGCCGCCACGGCCTCCGGCGTCCCCGTCACCATCGCCAAGGCGGACGGCAACCCGGTGAACGCGGCCTCCATGCTCGCGGTGCTCGGTCTCGGCGCCCAGGGCGGCGAGGAGATCGTGCTCGCGTCCGACGCGGACAACGCCGAGGCCGCCCTGGACCGCCTGGCGAAGCTGGTCGCCGAGGGTCTCGAGGAGCTTCCGGAGACCGTCTGA
- a CDS encoding MerR family transcriptional regulator, with product MRIGELATQTGLSRDAIRFYERTGLISGERLPNGYRDFPPETVPWLAYVRTAQALGFSLAEIARTGEELRDTPDSAAALSALFEEKIAVIDARMAQLSALRADLSARARTGCPLRAAG from the coding sequence GTGCGCATCGGGGAGCTGGCCACGCAGACGGGGCTGAGCAGGGACGCCATCCGCTTCTACGAGAGGACCGGGTTGATCTCCGGGGAGCGGCTGCCCAACGGCTACCGCGACTTCCCGCCGGAGACGGTCCCCTGGCTCGCCTACGTCCGTACCGCCCAGGCGCTCGGCTTCTCGCTGGCCGAGATCGCGCGCACGGGCGAGGAGTTGCGCGACACACCGGACAGCGCGGCGGCGCTGTCCGCGCTGTTCGAGGAGAAGATCGCGGTCATCGACGCGCGCATGGCCCAACTCAGCGCCCTGCGGGCCGACCTGAGCGCACGCGCCCGCACGGGCTGCCCGCTGCGGGCGGCGGGCTGA
- a CDS encoding M16 family metallopeptidase: MPMGHTATAQAGSGGLTATEHRLANGLRVVLSEDHLTPVAAVCLWYDVGSRHEVKGRTGLAHLFEHLMFQGSGQVKGNGHFELVQGAGGSLNGTTSFERTNYFETMPTHQLELALWLEADRMGSLLAALDEESMENQRDVVKNERRQRYDNVPYGTAFERLTALAYPEGHPYHHTPIGSMADLDAATLEDARAFFRTYYAPNNAVLSVVGDIDPEQTLAWIEKYFGSIPSHDGKQPPRDGSLPTIMGGQLREEVREEVPARALMAAYRLPHDGTRECDAADLALTVLGGGESSRLHNRLVRRDRTAVAAGFGLLRLAGAPSLGWLDVKTSGGVEVAEIEAAVDEELARFAEEGPTAEEMERAQAQLEREWLDRLGTVAGRADELCRYAVLFGDPQLALSAVNRVLDVTAEEVKAAAQAQLRPDNRAVLVYEPVEPAETAEEADADTDAHEGADQ; encoded by the coding sequence ATGCCCATGGGTCACACGGCCACAGCCCAGGCCGGCTCCGGCGGCTTGACAGCGACCGAGCACCGTCTGGCCAACGGCCTGCGCGTGGTGCTCTCCGAGGACCATCTGACCCCGGTCGCGGCGGTGTGCCTCTGGTACGACGTCGGCTCACGCCACGAGGTCAAGGGCCGTACGGGCCTGGCCCACCTCTTCGAGCACCTGATGTTCCAGGGCTCCGGCCAGGTCAAGGGGAACGGGCACTTCGAGCTGGTGCAGGGCGCCGGCGGCTCGCTCAACGGCACCACCAGTTTCGAGCGGACCAACTACTTCGAGACGATGCCCACGCACCAGCTGGAGCTGGCCCTGTGGCTCGAGGCCGACCGGATGGGCTCGCTGCTCGCCGCGCTCGACGAGGAGTCCATGGAGAACCAGCGCGACGTCGTCAAGAACGAGCGCCGCCAGCGCTACGACAACGTCCCGTACGGCACCGCGTTCGAGCGCCTGACCGCGCTGGCCTACCCCGAGGGCCACCCGTACCACCACACCCCGATCGGCTCCATGGCCGACCTGGACGCGGCGACCCTGGAGGACGCCCGCGCCTTCTTCCGTACGTACTACGCGCCGAACAACGCGGTGCTCTCGGTCGTCGGCGACATCGACCCCGAGCAGACCCTCGCCTGGATCGAGAAGTACTTCGGCTCCATCCCCTCGCACGACGGCAAGCAGCCGCCGCGCGACGGCTCGCTGCCCACGATCATGGGCGGCCAGCTGCGTGAGGAGGTACGCGAGGAGGTACCGGCGCGCGCCCTGATGGCCGCGTACCGGCTGCCCCACGACGGCACCCGCGAGTGCGACGCGGCGGACCTCGCCCTGACCGTGCTCGGCGGCGGCGAGTCGTCCCGGCTGCACAACCGCCTGGTCCGGCGCGACCGTACGGCCGTGGCCGCCGGGTTCGGACTGCTCCGGCTCGCCGGCGCGCCCTCCCTGGGCTGGCTGGACGTCAAGACGTCCGGCGGGGTGGAGGTGGCGGAGATCGAGGCCGCGGTCGACGAGGAGCTGGCCCGGTTCGCCGAGGAGGGCCCCACGGCCGAGGAGATGGAGCGCGCCCAGGCCCAGTTGGAGCGCGAATGGCTGGACCGCCTCGGTACGGTCGCGGGCCGCGCCGACGAACTGTGCCGTTACGCCGTGCTGTTCGGCGACCCGCAGCTCGCGCTCTCCGCCGTGAACCGGGTCCTCGACGTCACGGCCGAGGAGGTCAAGGCCGCCGCGCAGGCGCAGCTGCGGCCCGACAACCGGGCGGTCCTGGTCTACGAACCGGTCGAGCCCGCCGAGACGGCCGAAGAGGCCGACGCCGACACCGACGCGCACGAAGGGGCGGACCAGTGA
- a CDS encoding M16 family metallopeptidase — protein sequence MQFHPQPAPGTARPWAFPAPERGSLPNGLTVLRCHRPGQQVVAVEIFLAAPLDAEPEGLDGVATIMSRALSEGTDKQSAEEFAAELERCGATFDAHADHPGVRVSLEVPASRLAKALGLVAEALRAPAFADSEIERLVSNRLDEIPHEQANPARRAAKQLSKELFPATARMSRPRLGTEETIERIDAAAVRAFYDAHIRPSTATAVVVGDLTGIDLDALLAETLGDWSGNTAEPRPVPPITADDTGRVIIVDRPGAVQTQLLIGRIGADRHDSVWPAQVLGTYCLGGTLTSRLDRVLREEKGYTYGVRAFAQVLRSGAADSVSGATGASMLAISGSVDTESTGPALDDLWKVLRTLAAEGLTDAERETAVQNLVGVAPLKFETAASVASTLADQVEQHLPDDYQATLYARLAETGTVEATAAVVSAFPVDRLVTVLVGDASRIEEPVRALGIGEVSVVTG from the coding sequence ATGCAGTTCCACCCCCAGCCCGCCCCCGGCACGGCCCGGCCGTGGGCCTTCCCCGCGCCGGAGCGGGGCTCCCTGCCCAACGGCCTCACCGTGCTGCGCTGCCACCGCCCCGGCCAGCAGGTCGTCGCCGTCGAGATCTTCCTCGCCGCCCCCCTGGACGCCGAGCCCGAGGGTCTGGACGGCGTGGCCACGATCATGTCGCGCGCCCTGTCCGAGGGCACCGACAAGCAGAGCGCCGAGGAGTTCGCCGCCGAGCTGGAGCGGTGCGGCGCCACCTTCGACGCCCACGCCGACCACCCGGGCGTCCGGGTCTCCCTGGAGGTCCCGGCCTCCCGCCTGGCCAAGGCACTCGGCCTGGTCGCCGAGGCGCTGCGGGCGCCGGCCTTCGCCGACAGCGAGATCGAGCGGCTGGTGAGCAACCGGCTGGACGAGATCCCGCACGAGCAGGCCAACCCGGCCCGCCGCGCGGCCAAGCAGCTCTCCAAGGAGCTCTTCCCGGCCACGGCCCGCATGTCGCGCCCGCGCCTGGGCACCGAGGAGACCATCGAGCGGATCGACGCCGCGGCCGTGCGCGCCTTCTACGACGCGCACATCCGCCCGTCCACCGCGACCGCCGTGGTCGTCGGCGACCTCACCGGCATCGACCTGGACGCGCTGCTCGCCGAGACCCTCGGCGACTGGTCGGGGAACACCGCCGAGCCCCGCCCCGTCCCGCCGATCACGGCCGACGACACCGGCCGGGTGATCATCGTGGACCGCCCCGGCGCGGTGCAGACCCAGCTGTTGATCGGCCGCATCGGCGCCGACCGCCACGACAGCGTGTGGCCCGCCCAGGTGCTCGGCACCTACTGCCTGGGCGGCACGCTGACCTCCCGGCTCGACCGGGTGCTGCGCGAGGAGAAGGGCTACACCTACGGCGTGCGGGCCTTCGCCCAGGTGCTCCGCTCCGGCGCAGCCGACTCCGTCTCGGGTGCGACGGGCGCCTCGATGCTCGCCATCAGCGGTTCCGTGGACACCGAGTCCACCGGACCGGCGCTGGACGACCTGTGGAAGGTCCTGCGGACGCTGGCCGCCGAGGGCCTGACGGACGCCGAGCGCGAGACGGCCGTGCAGAACCTCGTGGGCGTCGCGCCCCTGAAGTTCGAGACGGCGGCCTCCGTCGCGAGCACCCTCGCCGACCAGGTCGAACAGCACCTCCCGGACGACTACCAGGCGACGCTGTACGCCCGTCTCGCCGAGACCGGCACCGTCGAGGCGACCGCGGCTGTGGTCAGCGCCTTCCCGGTGGACCGGCTGGTCACGGTCCTGGTCGGGGACGCCTCGCGCATCGAGGAGCCGGTCAGGGCACTCGGCATCGGAGAGGTGTCGGTCGTCACCGGCTGA
- a CDS encoding thymidine kinase, with product MPELVFFSGTMDCGKSTLALQIGHNRSARGLQGVIFTRDDRAGEGKLSSRLGLVTEAVEADEDMDLYAYLVAQLSKGGRVDYVIVDEAQFLAPAQIDQLARVVDDLEMDVFAFGITTDFRTRLFPGSQRLVELADRIEQLQVEALCWCGARATHNARTVDGEMVVEGAQVVVGDVNRPAGEVGYEVLCRRHHRRRATAASAQAAALSPDVLPVSSA from the coding sequence ATGCCCGAGCTTGTGTTCTTCTCCGGAACGATGGACTGCGGAAAGAGCACCCTGGCCCTCCAGATCGGCCACAACCGGTCGGCGAGGGGCCTGCAGGGCGTGATCTTCACCCGGGACGACCGGGCGGGGGAGGGGAAGCTCTCCTCGCGCCTCGGCCTGGTCACGGAGGCCGTCGAGGCCGACGAGGACATGGACCTGTACGCGTACCTCGTCGCCCAGCTGTCCAAGGGCGGCCGGGTCGACTACGTGATCGTGGACGAGGCGCAGTTCCTGGCCCCGGCCCAGATCGACCAGCTGGCCCGGGTCGTGGACGACCTGGAGATGGACGTCTTCGCCTTCGGCATCACGACGGACTTCCGCACCCGGCTCTTCCCCGGCTCGCAACGGCTGGTCGAGCTCGCCGACCGCATAGAACAGCTCCAGGTCGAAGCCCTCTGCTGGTGCGGCGCCCGCGCCACGCACAACGCCCGGACCGTGGACGGCGAGATGGTCGTGGAGGGCGCACAGGTCGTCGTCGGCGATGTGAACCGCCCTGCGGGCGAGGTCGGTTACGAGGTCCTGTGCCGCCGCCACCACCGCCGCCGCGCCACCGCGGCGTCCGCCCAGGCCGCCGCGCTCTCCCCGGACGTCCTGCCGGTCAGCTCCGCCTGA